The genome window CCTATTGATGCGATCAGTGCGCCAAATGCGATTGCGCCGTACAGCGAGGACGAGCCCTTTTCTTTTCTCAGTATGCTGATTACCGGAAGAATCATCCCGATTGTTCCAAGTATCGCTATTAGGATTACCGGTGGAGAAGTTATTTCGATCATGCCATGTCTCCTAAATGAACAAAAACAGGACTACGAAAAGTATTCCAGCTCCAAATACGTAAAGGTATGATTGCGCAACGCCAGTCTGAGTCTTTTGTACTACTTTGGCGCTCCAGCCAACTGCTCGCTCGACTCCCATGTTCATGCCGGCGTCAATTGCTGTCTTCTCAAAATATCTCCAGACTCCCCTTGCCAGCCAAAGCGGCGCTACAACAAAGCACCAGTAGATGATGGCGTTGAGGTACCATCTGTTTAGTATCACCTTGTGAAGAGAGTAAAAGAAAATGTTAGAGTTTACAAACTTGACCGGGTCTACAAATCTTCCGATATAGAACACATACCCAAGGCCTGCACCTATTGCAAATGCTGCAAGCGATGCGCCAAGTGCAATCGGGTTGATTCCCTCAAGGAATGGGATTCCAATGCCAGACTCTGCTTCCACGTGCGCGGACTCGATGTGGAACGTGTGTGCAAGGTATTCTGTGAACAGTTCGTGAATCCCATGTTCTGCTGTTAGTCCAATTACGCCGATTCCAATTGTCAGCGCTGCAAGTATTCCGTATGGCACCCACATTGAAAGAGGTGCCTCATGTACGTGGTGCCCTTCTTTTTCCATGTGCTCTATGTGCTTGCTCTTGTCTCCAAAGAAGACCATGCCGATCATTCTTGTTGTATAGAATGCAGTGATTACCGCGGTAAGTACTGCTATTGCAAATAATGGTAATGCCCACTCGCTTCCAGACTCGTACACTGCTGCAAATATTGCGTCCTTGCTCCAAAATCCAGTAGTGATAAACGGCGCGCCCATCAGGCCAAGTCCTGCTGCCCACATGAACGCGTATGTCTTTTTCATGTGCTTGCGCAGGCCACCCATGTCAGTCATGAACCTAGATCCTACAACGTGGAGAAGAGATCCTGCCGCCATGAATAAAGATGCCTTGAACATTGCATGTGAAATCAAGTGGAAGAATCCCGCAGTGTATCCGTCAACGAACTGCTTTGAGAGTCCTGCCACGCCAAGTGCCAACATCATGTAGCCGATTTGGGAGCCAGTCGAATACGCAAGTACCTTTTTGATTTCAGGGTTTACCATTCCCTGCGTTGCAAGCAGTATTGCAGTTATTGCTCCAACCCAGGCTATTACCATGAAGAACTGGTCCAGTGCAAATCCAGCTGCTGCCAGCGCAAAGAACAGCGGCCCAATTCTTGCAACCAGGAACACCCCTGCCTTTACCATGGTTGCTGCGTGAATGAGTGCAGATACTGCAGTCGGGCCAGTCATTGCCTCAAGCAGCCACTCGTTTAGCGGGAACTGGGCGGACTTGCCGATTGCTCCGCCAAATAGTAATACCGCTGCAGGTACAAGCAGGCCTTGAGCCTGCATTGAGGTTGCCCATGCGGTGTCATGCATTAATTCCCTAAATCCAAACGTTCCTGCAAATGCAAATATCAAAAACATGCCAGAGAGCATCATGATGTCTCCGACTTTGGTCATGATGAACGCCTTCATTCCTGCGTGTGTAGGAGAGTAGTAGTCCATCAATCCAAGTACCTTCTTTCCTTGAACGCCCACGTGGTCCTTGGCCTTGTCACGATACCAGAACCCGATGAGGGCGTATGACGCAAGACCCACTCCCTCCCATCCAAAGAACATCATGAGTAAATTGTCTGAGAGTACGATGATTTGCATTGATCCGATAAAGAACATCATCCAGAACCAGAACCTGACAATGTCCTTGTCTCCCTTCATGTATCCGGTGCTATACACTATAATCAAAAACGCAATCCAGCCGACAACGTTTGCCATTATCACTGCAAGGGGATCAGCTAGGACTCCGGCCTTGATGCCTATTGACGAGATCCAGTTTACCTGGTCATGCACCTCCTGCGCTTCCAGTGCTCCTGGAAGAAGAGATGCTGCGCAAAGCGCGCTAGCCAGTGCAAATGCTATTGCCACCCAGCCAGTTGCCCTCTTGGAGGCCTTGCCCACTGCAGGCAATATCAGAGCTGCGACAAAAGGAAGTATCCATATTGCCCACGCGTGCAGTCCGGGGTCAAGTGATAATCCAGGTACTAGTTCCATGTTATGCACCCAAAACTCCCTTCATATATGGAATTATGTCGTTAAAGAAAATGTCAGGGTACAGGCCTACAACTATGGTAAATCCTGCAAGCACCATCATTGGGGCAGTCATGTACCAGCTTGCCTCTCTGACATGAGAAAGATTTTCTGGAAGTTTTCCAAAGAACACCCGCTTTAGCATCC of Candidatus Nitrosotenuis sp. DW1 contains these proteins:
- a CDS encoding NADH-quinone oxidoreductase subunit 5 family protein encodes the protein MELVPGLSLDPGLHAWAIWILPFVAALILPAVGKASKRATGWVAIAFALASALCAASLLPGALEAQEVHDQVNWISSIGIKAGVLADPLAVIMANVVGWIAFLIIVYSTGYMKGDKDIVRFWFWMMFFIGSMQIIVLSDNLLMMFFGWEGVGLASYALIGFWYRDKAKDHVGVQGKKVLGLMDYYSPTHAGMKAFIMTKVGDIMMLSGMFLIFAFAGTFGFRELMHDTAWATSMQAQGLLVPAAVLLFGGAIGKSAQFPLNEWLLEAMTGPTAVSALIHAATMVKAGVFLVARIGPLFFALAAAGFALDQFFMVIAWVGAITAILLATQGMVNPEIKKVLAYSTGSQIGYMMLALGVAGLSKQFVDGYTAGFFHLISHAMFKASLFMAAGSLLHVVGSRFMTDMGGLRKHMKKTYAFMWAAGLGLMGAPFITTGFWSKDAIFAAVYESGSEWALPLFAIAVLTAVITAFYTTRMIGMVFFGDKSKHIEHMEKEGHHVHEAPLSMWVPYGILAALTIGIGVIGLTAEHGIHELFTEYLAHTFHIESAHVEAESGIGIPFLEGINPIALGASLAAFAIGAGLGYVFYIGRFVDPVKFVNSNIFFYSLHKVILNRWYLNAIIYWCFVVAPLWLARGVWRYFEKTAIDAGMNMGVERAVGWSAKVVQKTQTGVAQSYLYVFGAGILFVVLFLFI